The sequence below is a genomic window from Oreochromis niloticus isolate F11D_XX linkage group LG3, O_niloticus_UMD_NMBU, whole genome shotgun sequence.
cctgcttttttggtttcagtaaaaaagtgatgaacaagttccaccaagcttaactttttctgttttagcacattcagctctctaaaagtgaatggaaatatgaactggatgtcctggttggctttgtcttcagcccagttgAGACTGAACTTCTGTGTTatgactgttttcccaatgccagccactccttttgtcagcactgttctgattagTTCCTGTTTTTCGGGTGagtctttaaagatgtcttcttgtttgattgttgtttctggtctgtctggtttcctggatgctgtttcaatctgtctgacctcatgttcatcattgacctctgcagtccctccctctgtgatgtagagctctgtgtagatctgattcagaagggttgggtttcctgctttagcgatcccctcaaacacacactggaacttcttcttcagtttgGACTTAAGTTTAGGCTGACAATTCTGAAGAGCAtctgaataaaaaaacattaaaaaatacatatccagTCAAACCTGGTCTGAGGGTGCTATGTGAAGAACTTTGCCCGCTGTTCAGCCTAttatatttgttatattttttatgcTCATTCTACCCAAAATTCATCAAAAAGAGCTCCGGGATTTCCTAAATGTAATTCCTGAAAACAGTCACATTAAATGCTTCAAACCCACAAAATACTGAATTACTTTACAGCTTGTCATATGTACCCAATCCTAACATACTTTACTTAATATATGtaaattttgcattttctttttctttcatgaaGCACTCGAGTCAAATGAGTGACgctgttcatttttttaaggcAATCAGTTTCCATGGTTTTACCAAGTGAAGAAGACTGGCATTTATTTAAATACTGCTCACATTTGATGTTCTAAGTAGTTTCATAGGTTTATAATAATTATCAAAATACCTCCATGTCCTTTGGAAAATATTTTGCAGCCTTTCAACACATCCAAACATATGTTATAGAATGAAGTTTCTTACAATTAATTCTGAGGTTTCACACTTTTATACCTCAACAAGCTGAAAGGTGACCATTCATATAGAGATAAATGAACTTACCTTGCAGAGCAGATGGATCAGAGTATAAATGCAGTTGAAAGAAGAGAGAAGGATCTATGGTCTGAAGGTGTCTGATCATTATCTTGCATGCTTTGTCTCCTTTTTTCCTCACTGTGTCAATAAAGCAACGTGCCTTATCAGCTCTAATAGGGTTCCCCTCCAATATCGATTCTTTCTCCAAATCATTGAAGACACTTTCTGTTACAAGGGCCTCAAGCAGCTGTATAAGAATTTCTGGTGAGACCCTCCACACAAAGGTTGTCCGTACCCTGGCAAGCTCCTCCTCTACAGGAACAAGAAAGAGCTATAAATGTACATCTCACTCACTCTTTTAATAAACAGTGCCAAAGAATAATTAAGACATGATGCAAAAGAGACATAAAAAATCCCCCCTGTTGGTGTTCTAGACCTTGACGCTCAGGTCCTCTACAAGAGggctgggagcttgagggtcctgtgcagtatcttaactgttcctaggactgcgctcttctcgACAGACATCTCCAATTTTTTTCCTgtgatctgctggagccactctcCTAGCTgaggagtcactgcacctagtgctcagattaccactgggaccactgttaccctCACCCTCCACATCTCCAGGAGattcttctctgagcccttggtactccTCCAGCTTCTAATGTTCCTtattcctgatgttgctgtcattcggtatCGCTACATCTATGACTACGGCCCTCTTGTTCtgcttgtctaccaccactatatCCGGTTGGTTAGTGTAATGGAATTTTTGAGTGATGTCTGTACCACATATCTGCAATAAACACAAGATATTTTGCTCTGATGTAGCAAAACTATCATCTGTCTACAGTCAGTAATGAACACATTACAGTAAAATCACCTTAAGGATTATATTGTCATGGTCCCCGTGCCTGCCTGGCTGGCCCTATGTGGCTAcatgtgttttgcttttgtctcgctctctctctaCTTGCTGCCTGGGCGGAGGTCATTGTGGGCTCCCGCCCCTGGCCTTCACCACCTGCAACCAATCACCTGTGGCTCCTCACCTTGTTTGCTCTCGCTACTTAAGGCAGTGACTGAGAGCACCTTGCCGCTGGATTATTGAGTAATGCTCGTCAGTGCTACTTTAGCCTATGCCAATTTTGAGTTCTCTTCGTGAAAGTTCTCCGTGTTAATTCCTGATCTCTGTATACAGATTCTTCGTGCTCGGTTTGGAAGTTTGGACACCAAAGCCTGTTCATGAGTGCCGCAGGGAGAGTGGCGTGTGTGAGCCTGCACCTGCTGTTTTTGGCTGGAAGACAAGTGGAAAGATGCTCAGCACCAGCGGGTCGGGTTACTGGTCCCTATAATAATGCGCCAGAGGACACTCCAGGGCTCtgcttttttctgtctgtctctgtgtggcTCTGCTGTCTTTGCCTAAGACTCTACACCCCAGGgtttgctttgctttctttGCTATGTGTTGTCTTGctgttttgtatatttattttattgctgtccATATGATTTGGTGTATTAAACAGTGTTCCAAGAATTCTGCTCTTTTCCAGAAGTTCTTTTTTACTGATTTAACTGATTTAAATTGgatctataaaaaaaacaaaaaacaaaaaaaaacttggagCTCCACATCGTAGGTGGAATAAGGTTATCATGTTGGATTTAAAATTTGTGACCACATTAGCCATCATCATTTTGTTCGTGTATATcgggaagtcccacaggatcttagctcagacattctccaccaccctagggGGCATCTCCTATTTTGAcctctggacttccaggccatatttGGCAcggatgtttctgtatactctGCTGGCCACTTgtttatggcgttccatgtatgccctgcctggtACCATCTTGTGCCCTGCTGTTATGTTCTGGATTCTCTCAGGGTCATCTTGACACaacctgcacctggggtcttgcctggtgatAGACCcaagcctctatggatcttgtactcagagcttgtccctgtgctgccatgattagtgctgctgtgctgtctttcagtccagctttgtccagccactggtaggacgGCCAGTTCCTCTATCTGCCATTGGTACAAATCATACCATGCAAGCGCCTTCATATTTCTCTCTCTTGATCATGTCTGTGGTAGGCTTAATTATCTAGGGGGGTTAtctaggacccttactggatacaaaATTGAACTTCCTTTCAACTCCCGCTCTGAAGACATATAGTTTTGCAATATCCTACCTGCTGATGCTGTTTTGGCTGATGGTTCCCTCTGCTTCTCTTTTATCATATttctacaaaaaaaacatgagttgatcatttttttcacaagAAATGAAGTTTCTGTCAGTTACTGTCCTAAATTAATGAATATGATGGAagacactgtgacaaacatTTAGTGCATGCGCCATATACACCCCAAACtggtgttggcagtgcagtaattaaaataaagtccaaTGTAATTCAAGGTTTCATTTTTTGAAGCACATTTAGAACACCTTGTCAAGCCATGGGGGGGATTACAAATCTATGAAGGCAGAGCAGGTTCTTAGTTCTTAACTGTTGCAAATCGGCAACGTCTGCCTCGAGAGGGTTAAAGGGTGTGAATtagacaggtttaaaaaaagatgtaatTGTAATGAAAATAACATGAGATTTTTGAGAATTATTCAACATAATATAAGAGAAAGGttttttcaattattttcacGGTCACACACTGTCAGACTCTGCAACCATTTTTGCACAGTCTGACAGTACTTGCGTCAACTTCGGCCTGCTTAATATCCGTTTGCTCACGAACAAGGGACATCTCATCCAGGATCTCCTCACAGGCCGTAAGTttgaatttttctgtttaactgAGACATGGATACAGCCTAATAGCAGttagtaataataaaaatagttcCGGACTTACTCCGTCCAACTGCACTGCTGACTAACTACCAATCTCTGATCATCTGCTTCTCTCTTTTGATATCCAAATGACTTTTTCCATAATCAAGAACCCTCACACTATTTCCTTTGGGAATATCAAGACAACAAATCTTGATATCCTTTCTTCTGCTCTTTCTAGCTGTTTGTCTCTTAACAACATATTCTATTCAAAATGATTTGATCTGTTATTATAATCATAGCCTCAGCAGTATTTTGAATTCTCTTGCTCCACTAAAAACCAGACCTGTATCTATTTTCAGTCTGCACCCCGGTACTCACCTGAACTCCGACTTCTGAAAGCAAAAGGCCGACGACTTGAACGTCTCTATAAGAAAACCAGCCTTACTGTTCATAAGGAAATGTTCAATAATCATGTTTTATAAGGAGCATATCAATCGAACTAAATATGACTATTACTCTACCATTATCTGCTCAAGTGGAGATTCTACCAAGACACTGTTCTCACTATTCAATTCTTTTCTCACCGCCACCAGATTTTCTACCTGTCCAGCTCTACTCGTCTAACTTTTACGACTCTATAATGCTATTCTTCAGTGAAAAAATTCATAAGGTACACCAAGACCTGGTTCCCGATGTTTCATGTAGCCCCTTCTCCATAATCCCACCCCCATTGCATTGCCTATCTGCCTTCCAACTGCCATGTGTCACTGATATCTCTTCTACCTGTCAGCTTGAACCTGTTCCTACAGTCCTAGACAAGGCCTGTGTTAGGTCTAAACTCACAGACCTCGCTGTCTCAGAGACCTGTCACTGCGAACAAAGCAGACACTCAGAGCTCAGTTGTTTTTCTTGCCGGCAAGGGAAGCGTCTGTAGGGAACGCCAGGACtgacataatgaattaattacatacaccattaaataattaattaaatgtgacaATAATTCGTTAAaattggaaataattaattaaatgaatttaatgatgtatttatttaattcatttgagCACTTTGGTCCCCTTCAGCTCTCACCCTGAAATAATTTCATCTCTCAGCCTTGCCCATCAAATTAAGGGGGTGGGGTTAATGGTGCCActgcagcttctctaacatCTGATTGGTTGCCATGTAAAGTAAGTCAAGACAGGTCAATCCTAGATAATTGATTGCTGGTGTGGACTTGGGGTAACCAGGTATctcaggctgtgtcccaattctgggtctgcacgcttgaagtacgcattttaagtgcgattacgtcaccgccacgcgacgacggctgtcccaattcgaagtgtacttcaaatgcatactccaaatgcgccgtcgatgtccccaaatatcaagcgtggtctgGTGCAcacttcgtggtcccatatatcccacaattcattgAGCGgcagtgggtgtggataattttgccgcaaaatacggcagaagggagcggccaaagagtgaactgtcaaaactAAGTattgaatatgatgtcacttattcatgtgcgaatgtttaataacgaagaacataaaaacattactgttggccacatgtcggcaaagttatgtgacattagtgatgtttgtactttcagcgttaactttgttttaaagcctctacttctaaacatatatatatattgtcaaccttatcttacagagaatgtgatgattttatgcgtaattaaagtcagtcatatatccacaaacacaacaagctgaaagtcagtgatcctgctcggtttgcagtcctgaatatgacggcacaagcaggattcactgcactgttaatgttagctatgttatattgctgcctctgtttggtggtgtcgagccaaacggactttaacgtgtgtttgaacgagctgacggttcactcgttaagctgaaagaaagatgctttaatcacaggagtcacacatgtgtccactggaccatctggaactcttcttgtttagcactcgtaataacacaaacactaaatcctccttctcttgtgctgttttgtagcagtgtgtacacctgagactgtcacctgtctgtctgtcctgcactctctctctgtttctttctctctgattgtggaataaaagtatgaacatgtatttataagttacacttgtgtttgaatcctgcagcttatcacacatttgatttccatgtgtgacgactgcaagtgtccagagtgaggacagactgagggacccactgctgcacatcatctgtgaggctttgcacccctgatgatccaccaggacaaactcagcagtgtgtgaggaagaggaggaggaagagccagcagcagctgacagatggagagaatagacagactgttccctgtttgtgaaggactgctagaaaagtttaacataactaattgtctgtcctgaatcagtcttattaggtaatgttcaaataatgttatcgttccagtgttttcagtgtgggagaaagtactcagagccttcaagttacacactatgaaaggcagcaacaagtttaatattcagaaacctaaagtatgtatcagcagcagaatggagctaaaaataaatgtttgtttcagttctatgaagttttgagtattttggattagctgtgtttgttgcatcatattgctgtaattgtttatatgctttatatagtctgaggtaagttgacttatagtgttacatcatattctataaggatgttatgtgtttgtatagtttATTAAACCCCGATTCTTTTGtccccatgatagaacagagaaaaccgactcatagtgtattaaaatattgatatttctttttattcaatcatcttccggaagagagagaccCCTGCACAGCTCAAACGCCAGATGCAAgagctctaacattagaatcataaaCATTGCTTCATATAGgttttattttggtactttacatgtcacacagtctcaaacattgcttatatggaaagttcctcttttctgggtcttatctattaatatgcctgtgcactaaaacttcctgtttttcagtctggctgagcacttagttTGTGAGTTAAAagtggccttgctctacaagccttcattattaaagtacataaaacaatataatgagcagatacacattaaaaaatatttcttttgttCCTAACAACTTTCTGCCCagatgacttaaagcagttatgacatgatctgattttctcacccaatgaaggaatatttaattcagtctactcttcattctatcagaaacagttttcaaagctcgtacattttcctttttacacatatatgtaagcattgagcaaatgtaataatgccaacatattaaacgaacaatatttgtctctcaaatataatacatctatatatacactgtcagagatacttgtctttgagtgaagatttaaggtgataggaaatataaataactgcaacttgaatctttgacccACAGTTCAGGCTCACTGCTgtaacatacatatatatatatatatatatatatatatatatatataataatctgacaatacatataatattgtccatattatattaacattaccacagtctcatgaacaacattagctaattgttatttactagctaatcttaaatgactgttcagacagaaatgaagcccaacaatcatgttttacagtcctgtggtctcagcctcagatactcaactaatcaaagtgacgtcatgacaaaaatgaatgaccaacaaaacattttttctccttcatttctgtcaatcAAAGCTGTATGTAACGTTTCTCGCAGTTAGTATTATGGTTGCTAGGTAACCTGAGCAgcacgacgaaggctagaccgtcccatttcacaagtctctcacttccgcacttctcgtacttataatacgcaccgtacgtagtacccgtagtgtgcgtacttcaagcgtgcagaccctgaattgggacacagcctcagATTGCATTTCAAATCATaggcagcaatggtggtggtgtaaagttttaaaataataaataataaaaattttcTGTCACCTACTACACTGTTAATAGTGTTTTAGCCGTGAATGTAGCAGCGCAATCTTCACATGTCTGGTCAGGTTTTCAACATAGAACGTGTTTGCTAAAGATGTCCAATAACTTTTTGATCCCATTGGTagtgtgaaaaggaaaacataCAAAACTTGTGTATTTCTCCAGTTGATTATTGACTTACTGTACCATGAACGCTAAAAGAAGTTGCATTACCTTTAATTGAAGCACCTAGGGCTACTATGAACTGGATAACTAAGAACCAGTAATTGGACAAAGGAGTACTTGGCTTAACATAGATCTGGCTACAGTGCTAAAAAAAGACCTTGGTTTGTTCCAGTTTTCCTCTCAGAGATAATGAATCAGACATCCTAGCTTCatggagggatttttttttaaattaagtagCAGAAGAGGAATTTCAGTTCTTTAGAAAACAAAGTCTAGATTTTAAGAGAATGTCTAAATAAGACTGATGTGTTTGTAATTTAAATAGGATATTTAGGGTAACAATAAACAGTTAATCAGTTAAAAAAGTACATGTTACTAATATCTTACCTCTCTGCAGAAGACAGTTCTTGTCTTTCAAAACCACTAGAACACCTTTCACACCAGTCACTCTTTAAGGACACAAAGCTGGGTTCAGTGCTAAGTCCCTGATGgatcctaaaaagaaaaaaaaaaacacccctcAAAACATAAAACTCTTCACTGCATGGAGCTATGTGCGATGAGGAAATATACCGGATGACGAATTAAAACATCTATCGTTTCATGTTTATCGTTTGTTTCATGGTGTTGCAAAATACACTGTTTACgacaatattgttttttttttttcttctaccgCCTACACAACAATCACATGAAAGGGTATGGAGAGAATTTAgagatgagaagcaaaaaagagccgtcaagTGCTTAAagtaaaccttagactcaaacattagaacaggcttttccccacAGCAAGAAAATAGCAGCCGTTAAAACttatgtataaaaataaatagttttGTGCATTAATCAAAAAACTCGACTCCAGATATATGACACCCAGCTGAAAAAACTTCACCCAAGTCGAGTTGCCCGAGATTAACAgaatatatcgttatcgggatatgagattttggtcatatcgaaCAGCCATATCACTGCATATAAACTGCCAATAAGTGTAGTGATAAATTAATACTGACACAAACTTACTCTTTCTTAGATAACTGTCTTCTTTTTGTGAATCCACAAATAAAAAACTTCAAGCAGTTGCACTGTAAGCACACGCAGCTGGTTTCAGGCTCAAGCTCGGGTTCAGGTCCAAGTTCAAGCCCAGGTTGGTTCCTGTGAATactgatggagcagtgatgtgagtgctgggctgtgacatggagaagagtcatggacagttagagatggtcctCTCACCTTTGAGtggttttagagggagggactccctcctctctgtc
It includes:
- the LOC106096477 gene encoding NLR family CARD domain-containing protein 3, coding for MDQCEDREEGVPPSKTTQRNQPGLELGPEPELEPETSCVCLQCNCLKFFICGFTKRRQLSKKEIHQGLSTEPSFVSLKSDWCERCSSGFERQELSSAERNMIKEKQREPSAKTASAEEELARVRTTFVWRVSPEILIQLLEALVTESVFNDLEKESILEGNPIRADKARCFIDTVRKKGDKACKIMIRHLQTIDPSLFFQLHLYSDPSALQDALQNCQPKLKSKLKKKFQCVFEGIAKAGNPTLLNQIYTELYITEGGTAEVNDEHEVRQIETASRKPDRPETTIKQEDIFKDSPEKQELIRTVLTKGVAGIGKTVITQKFSLNWAEDKANQDIQFIFPFTFRELNVLKQKKLSLVELVHHFFTETKKAGICSFEDFQVMFIFDGLDECRPPLDFHNTESVTDVTVPTAVNVLLTNLIRGKLLPYAHIWITTRPAAADQIPPEYVHRVTEVRGFTDPQKEEYFKKRFKDEDQASRIISHIKTSRSLHIMCHIPVFSWITATVLEDVLKTREGG